One Cellulomonas sp. NS3 genomic region harbors:
- a CDS encoding flagellar assembly protein FliH — protein sequence MPDVFSAPLRPSAPVPTAVPAARSAFTAQTGAPTATPVAAPSAPVPAVFERVASAGSARAVEVERERARSAGYAAGFAAGASEAARAAQVEAEHVAARRASEDARRAAEHAAALDALERAAQAAAARTAPVLADAEARLHAAALELAAAVLGTEVADGERSARAALARVLGNPLVPGVHTVRLHPRDLAAVQAAGGVPATSGVELVADPALAPGDAIGEHPDGYLDGRIDAALDRARAVLLAEVAHQPARAATGREHAAVATGHVLPHQRGYLA from the coding sequence TTGCCTGACGTCTTCAGCGCCCCGCTGCGCCCGTCCGCCCCTGTGCCGACCGCCGTGCCCGCCGCCCGCTCCGCGTTCACCGCGCAGACCGGCGCGCCCACGGCGACCCCGGTCGCGGCGCCCTCCGCGCCCGTGCCGGCGGTCTTCGAGCGCGTCGCGTCGGCCGGCTCGGCGCGCGCCGTCGAGGTCGAGCGCGAGCGGGCCCGGTCCGCCGGGTACGCCGCGGGCTTCGCGGCCGGTGCGTCCGAGGCCGCACGCGCGGCGCAGGTCGAGGCCGAGCACGTCGCCGCACGCCGCGCGTCGGAGGACGCCCGCCGCGCCGCGGAGCACGCCGCCGCGCTCGACGCGCTCGAGCGTGCCGCGCAGGCAGCCGCCGCCCGGACCGCGCCCGTGCTCGCGGACGCCGAGGCCCGGCTGCACGCCGCGGCGCTCGAGCTCGCCGCCGCGGTGCTCGGCACCGAGGTCGCCGACGGGGAGCGCTCGGCCCGCGCCGCGCTCGCCCGCGTGCTCGGCAACCCGCTCGTCCCCGGCGTGCACACCGTGCGCCTGCACCCGCGCGACCTCGCGGCCGTCCAGGCCGCCGGCGGGGTCCCCGCCACGTCGGGCGTCGAGCTCGTCGCCGACCCCGCGCTCGCCCCCGGTGACGCGATCGGCGAGCACCCGGACGGCTACCTCGACGGGCGCATCGACGCCGCGCTCGACCGTGCCCGGGCGGTGCTGCTCGCCGAGGTCGCGCACCAGCCGGCCAGGGCAGCGACGGGCCGCGAGCACGCGGCGGTCGCCACCGGCCACGTCCTGCCGCACCAGCGGGGGTACCTCGCATGA
- a CDS encoding flagellar FlbD family protein: MVAVIVVTRLNGPQFGVNPDLLLRIDSAPDTILTLIDGTKYIVEESMTEVIESIREHRAQLLARAQDLHAGPATDATHAPLHEVGSRTATPSPRTGAHDAPLAQPVPIRPRGNR; this comes from the coding sequence ATGGTGGCTGTGATCGTCGTGACGCGCCTCAACGGGCCTCAGTTCGGGGTGAACCCCGACCTGCTGCTGCGCATCGACAGCGCACCGGACACCATCCTCACGCTCATCGACGGCACCAAGTACATCGTCGAGGAGTCGATGACCGAGGTCATCGAGTCGATCCGCGAGCACCGCGCGCAGCTGCTGGCCCGCGCGCAGGACCTGCACGCCGGCCCCGCCACGGACGCCACCCACGCGCCGCTCCACGAGGTCGGCTCGCGCACCGCGACCCCGTCGCCGCGCACGGGTGCGCACGACGCCCCGCTCGCACAGCCCGTCCCGATCCGCCCGAGGGGGAACCGCTGA
- the fliG gene encoding flagellar motor switch protein FliG has translation MPATLTGTQKAAMLLLQLGRDRAARVMAELDTPEIEALTAEIMRLERVEQGQADEVLEEFYDVSVVGPGVGGGMAYAQALLESSLGSELAAGMLARLQTTMAGQPFEFLQNADARQVLSLISNEHPQAVALVLAHLRPEHASAILAGLPGELQGDVAHRIALMERASPDVVKVIAENLQRKASTVLTPTEMSAIGGVQPLVEIINRADPTTEKLILEGLMSRDEALADEVRSRMFVFGDIVLLEDRAMQLVLRSVETSELSIALKGVSTEVRDKILRNLSERARENLVEEIELLGPVRLSQVEDARAQIVQSIRRLEESGQIVIRRDGEDEYVA, from the coding sequence ATGCCCGCGACACTGACCGGCACGCAGAAGGCCGCGATGCTGCTCCTGCAGCTCGGGCGCGACCGGGCCGCCCGTGTCATGGCCGAGCTCGACACCCCGGAGATCGAGGCCCTGACGGCCGAGATCATGCGGCTCGAGCGCGTCGAGCAGGGCCAGGCCGACGAGGTCCTCGAGGAGTTCTACGACGTGTCGGTCGTGGGCCCCGGGGTGGGCGGCGGCATGGCGTACGCGCAGGCGCTGCTCGAGTCCTCGCTCGGCAGCGAGCTCGCCGCGGGCATGCTCGCGCGGCTCCAGACGACGATGGCCGGCCAGCCGTTCGAGTTCCTGCAGAACGCCGACGCGCGCCAGGTCCTCTCGCTGATCAGCAACGAGCACCCCCAGGCCGTCGCGCTCGTGCTCGCGCACCTGCGCCCCGAGCACGCGTCGGCGATCCTCGCGGGCCTGCCGGGCGAGCTCCAGGGCGACGTCGCGCACCGCATCGCGCTCATGGAGCGCGCCTCGCCGGACGTCGTCAAGGTCATCGCCGAGAACCTGCAGCGCAAGGCCTCGACGGTCCTCACGCCCACGGAGATGTCCGCGATCGGCGGCGTCCAGCCGCTCGTCGAGATCATCAACCGCGCCGACCCGACGACCGAGAAGCTCATCCTCGAGGGCCTCATGTCCCGCGACGAAGCGCTCGCCGACGAGGTGCGCAGCCGCATGTTCGTCTTCGGCGACATCGTGCTGCTCGAGGACCGGGCGATGCAGCTCGTGCTGCGCTCGGTCGAGACGTCGGAGCTGTCGATCGCGCTCAAGGGCGTCTCGACGGAGGTCCGCGACAAGATCCTGCGCAACCTCTCGGAGCGGGCGCGCGAGAACCTCGTCGAGGAGATCGAGCTGCTCGGCCCGGTGCGCCTCTCGCAGGTCGAGGACGCGCGCGCGCAGATCGTGCAGTCGATCCGCCGGCTCGAGGAGAGCGGCCAGATCGTGATCCGGCGCGACGGCGAGGACGAGTACGTTGCCTGA
- a CDS encoding flagellar hook protein FlgE produces the protein MLRSLFSGISGLRSHQTMLDVTGNNIANVNTTGFKASQVQFQDTLSQVVQNAGGAQPGNGGTNPAQVGLGVKVAGITTNFTQGASQLTGRSTDMMIQGDGFFMVRKGAETFYTRAGSFDFDATGQMVLPGEGALVQGWLAGPGGAIDTNGPVSDLSVPAGRLMEANASTQAVFGGNLKADAVDGTTMERVVQLFDETGNARELALTFTKGAAGWTMSATDGTATYPTTPLVFDAATGALTSPTSFAVGAVTVDLSTVTGFAGVDTIAKKSQDGYAAGTLESFALAADGTITGSFSNGLKQAIGRLALGSFTNPAGLSKAGGSLYRTSVNSGDALIGAAGTGGRGSLAGGALEMSNVDLSSEFTNLIVAQRGFQANSRVITTSDELLQELVNLKR, from the coding sequence ATGCTCCGCTCGCTCTTCTCCGGCATCTCCGGCCTCCGCAGCCACCAGACGATGCTCGACGTGACCGGCAACAACATCGCCAACGTCAACACCACCGGCTTCAAGGCCTCCCAGGTCCAGTTCCAGGACACCCTGAGCCAGGTCGTGCAGAACGCCGGCGGCGCGCAGCCCGGCAACGGTGGCACGAACCCCGCGCAGGTCGGCCTCGGCGTCAAGGTCGCCGGCATCACCACGAACTTCACGCAGGGCGCCTCGCAGCTCACGGGCCGCAGCACCGACATGATGATCCAGGGCGACGGCTTCTTCATGGTCCGCAAGGGCGCCGAGACGTTCTACACGCGCGCCGGGTCGTTCGACTTCGACGCGACCGGCCAGATGGTCCTGCCCGGCGAGGGCGCGCTCGTGCAGGGCTGGCTCGCCGGCCCCGGCGGCGCGATCGACACCAACGGCCCTGTGAGCGACCTGAGCGTGCCCGCAGGCCGGCTCATGGAGGCCAACGCGTCGACCCAGGCGGTCTTCGGCGGCAACCTCAAGGCCGACGCGGTCGACGGGACCACGATGGAGCGCGTCGTGCAGCTGTTCGACGAGACGGGCAACGCGCGCGAGCTCGCCCTCACGTTCACCAAGGGTGCGGCGGGCTGGACGATGTCCGCGACCGACGGCACCGCGACGTACCCGACGACGCCGCTCGTCTTCGACGCCGCCACCGGCGCCCTCACGTCGCCGACGTCGTTCGCGGTCGGCGCGGTCACGGTCGACCTGAGCACCGTCACGGGCTTCGCGGGTGTCGACACGATCGCCAAGAAGAGCCAGGACGGCTACGCCGCCGGGACGCTCGAGTCGTTCGCGCTCGCCGCCGACGGCACGATCACGGGCTCGTTCAGCAACGGGCTCAAGCAGGCCATCGGCAGGCTCGCGCTGGGCAGCTTCACCAACCCCGCCGGCCTGTCCAAGGCCGGCGGCTCCCTGTACCGCACGAGCGTGAACTCGGGCGACGCGCTGATCGGCGCCGCGGGCACGGGCGGCCGGGGGAGCCTCGCGGGCGGTGCGCTCGAGATGTCGAACGTCGACCTGTCGAGCGAGTTCACCAACCTCATCGTCGCCCAGCGCGGCTTCCAGGCGAACTCGCGCGTCATCACGACGTCCGACGAGCTGCTCCAGGAGCTCGTCAACCTCAAGCGCTGA
- a CDS encoding C40 family peptidase — MTGIAAVQARMSELGRLVAPQPVVRTATPAVAPTTGATTGTSDATFASALAALGVDAGSLGLATAGTAAVPAPAPATPASGPTGASLVEAARKYVGTPYVWGGESLAEGGLDCSGLVLRALADLGVTDVPRTARQQMGMGTPVASLDDARPGDLLVFGGGTHIGIYAGDGRMVDAPKPGKDVTVRDVYTTPTAIRRVLPAEGAAPVSATTTAQGAAADAAAFARLAGVTA, encoded by the coding sequence GTGACCGGGATCGCCGCCGTCCAGGCCCGCATGAGCGAGCTCGGCCGCCTCGTCGCGCCGCAGCCGGTCGTGCGCACCGCGACGCCGGCCGTCGCGCCGACCACGGGCGCCACGACCGGCACGTCCGACGCGACCTTCGCCTCCGCGCTCGCCGCGCTCGGGGTCGACGCGGGCTCGCTGGGCCTCGCGACCGCGGGCACGGCCGCCGTGCCGGCGCCGGCCCCCGCGACCCCCGCGTCCGGACCCACCGGCGCGAGCCTCGTCGAGGCCGCCAGGAAGTACGTGGGCACGCCGTACGTGTGGGGCGGGGAGTCGCTTGCCGAGGGCGGGCTCGACTGCTCGGGCCTCGTGCTCCGCGCGCTCGCCGACCTCGGGGTGACCGACGTCCCGCGCACCGCGCGCCAGCAGATGGGCATGGGCACCCCGGTGGCCTCGCTCGACGACGCGCGGCCGGGCGACCTGCTCGTCTTCGGCGGCGGGACGCACATCGGCATCTACGCGGGCGACGGCCGGATGGTCGACGCACCGAAGCCCGGCAAGGACGTCACCGTCCGCGACGTGTACACGACCCCGACGGCGATCCGTCGGGTCCTGCCAGCAGAAGGAGCAGCGCCGGTGAGCGCCACCACGACCGCCCAGGGAGCCGCCGCCGACGCTGCGGCGTTCGCCCGGCTCGCGGGGGTGACCGCATGA
- a CDS encoding flagellar hook-length control protein FliK, which yields MTALTTASASAAPSSTRGPARTSTAPSRDAFDQVLRSQLGDRPARTDDGGPRTRPTGEPASTRSGGTTRSAEPQGRPADATTADAAATGSTAPATGTADATVVADGTGPTDAGTAAAPQTQQVALDATAAALQLAAAAAATAGAAETAGTVAPGTSVVPGTAAAEATAPAAAVTAAAGRPGEPAPAGSAPSGDAVVRTAPGTAPAATTPAPTADAAAPATTASATLGPTAAAAPATEPARTADAATAGTASPATDLAATADPRAARDSSAPPALPVTVTPAPAGAPQPVAPAAGGVVAPDATAATAAPAATRGAEQAPAASAPQVPLAEQLGARLASVRGLGAGQHVLTLAVDPEHFGPVRVVAHITPDAVRIELLGATDQAREALKGSLADLRRDLASAGLDADLQLGSRDAGQQAGAQGDARRDALAARGTGTRSASDPASDAASDVPARPASPANPAGTLDLLA from the coding sequence ATGACCGCGCTGACCACGGCGAGCGCGTCCGCCGCCCCGAGCAGCACGCGGGGCCCCGCCCGCACGAGCACCGCCCCGTCGCGCGACGCGTTCGACCAGGTGCTCCGCAGCCAGCTCGGCGACCGGCCTGCACGCACCGACGACGGCGGCCCGCGCACGCGGCCGACGGGGGAGCCCGCGTCCACCCGGTCCGGCGGGACGACCCGCTCGGCCGAGCCGCAGGGCCGCCCGGCCGACGCGACCACGGCCGACGCCGCGGCGACCGGCTCGACGGCACCCGCGACCGGGACCGCGGACGCCACGGTGGTCGCGGACGGCACCGGCCCCACGGACGCCGGCACGGCGGCGGCCCCGCAGACGCAGCAGGTCGCGCTCGACGCGACGGCGGCGGCGCTCCAGCTCGCCGCGGCCGCCGCGGCCACGGCCGGCGCCGCCGAGACCGCCGGCACGGTGGCGCCCGGCACGTCGGTCGTGCCCGGGACCGCCGCGGCGGAGGCGACGGCACCCGCCGCCGCAGTGACGGCCGCCGCCGGGCGTCCGGGCGAGCCCGCCCCGGCCGGCAGCGCGCCCTCCGGTGACGCCGTCGTGCGCACCGCCCCCGGGACGGCGCCCGCCGCGACCACGCCCGCCCCGACGGCGGACGCCGCCGCGCCGGCCACCACAGCCTCCGCGACCCTCGGGCCCACCGCGGCGGCGGCTCCCGCGACGGAGCCCGCGCGCACCGCCGACGCCGCGACCGCGGGCACGGCCTCGCCCGCGACGGACCTCGCCGCCACCGCCGACCCCCGCGCGGCCCGCGACTCCTCCGCGCCCCCGGCGCTCCCGGTGACCGTGACCCCCGCCCCCGCCGGAGCCCCGCAGCCCGTCGCCCCGGCGGCCGGCGGGGTCGTCGCCCCCGACGCCACGGCCGCCACGGCCGCGCCGGCCGCGACGCGCGGTGCGGAGCAGGCACCCGCGGCGTCGGCCCCGCAGGTCCCGCTCGCCGAGCAGCTCGGCGCGCGGCTGGCCTCGGTGCGCGGCCTCGGCGCCGGGCAGCACGTGCTCACGCTCGCGGTCGACCCCGAGCACTTCGGCCCGGTCCGCGTCGTCGCGCACATCACGCCCGACGCCGTCCGCATCGAGCTGCTCGGCGCGACGGACCAGGCCCGCGAGGCACTCAAGGGCTCGCTCGCGGACCTGCGCCGGGACCTCGCGTCGGCCGGCCTCGACGCCGACCTGCAGCTCGGCTCGCGCGACGCCGGTCAGCAGGCCGGCGCGCAGGGCGACGCCCGCCGCGACGCGCTCGCCGCACGGGGCACTGGCACCCGCAGCGCCTCCGACCCGGCGTCCGACGCCGCCTCCGACGTACCCGCCCGACCCGCGTCGCCCGCCAACCCGGCCGGCACGCTCGACCTCCTCGCCTGA
- a CDS encoding flagellar hook assembly protein FlgD — MTIPVSATSGASATGATPPVKAATKELDKQAFLQLLTTQLRNQDPSSPMDSSDLMAQTTQMTTMEQLIELTTTSRESFALQMRMAAANLVGKDVTYTGADGKVATGTVSAVSYAGAVPAVKVGDMEVPLDSVASVTAPAAPPAAPAAGTPAS; from the coding sequence GTGACCATCCCCGTCTCCGCCACGTCCGGGGCGAGCGCCACGGGCGCCACGCCGCCCGTCAAGGCCGCGACCAAGGAGCTCGACAAGCAGGCCTTCCTGCAGCTCCTCACCACCCAACTCCGCAACCAGGACCCGAGCTCGCCGATGGACAGCTCGGACCTCATGGCCCAGACGACGCAGATGACGACGATGGAGCAGCTGATCGAGCTCACCACCACCTCGCGCGAGAGCTTCGCGCTGCAGATGCGCATGGCAGCCGCGAACCTCGTCGGCAAGGACGTCACGTACACCGGCGCCGACGGGAAGGTCGCGACGGGCACCGTCTCGGCCGTCTCCTACGCCGGCGCCGTACCCGCAGTGAAGGTGGGGGACATGGAGGTCCCCCTCGACTCGGTCGCGAGCGTCACCGCGCCCGCAGCACCCCCGGCGGCCCCGGCCGCCGGCACCCCGGCCTCCTGA
- a CDS encoding FliI/YscN family ATPase, with protein sequence MSALSFAPHVPTSAWERALGASAPEVVGTVRGVVGLTVEIAGTGSAVGDLVEIDVEDGTRVPAEVVAAQGSTARCMPLGPTHGLRAGMRVRPTGAELTAPVGHGLLGRVLDGLGRPIDGKGPLRADAHVGVNGTAPHPLERARVAAPLDLGVRVLDTLVTVGRGQRMGLFAGSGVGKSSLLSMVARGTDAEVSVIALVGERGREVREFLEDDLGPEGLARSVVVVATSDEPPLVRLRSAFVATRIAEHFRDGGSDVVLMMDSLTRVAMAQREIGLSVGEPPATRGYPPSTFALLAQLLERAGTASSGSVTGIYTVLVDGDDHNEPIADAARSILDGHVVLDRRLAVQGHFPSVDALGSISRVASRVTTREQRDLATRLRSVMAARRQAQDLLDVGAYVAGSNPLVDAAVTHRQAIDAFLQQDLSDAARSHDSWQRLAALVAAMGPLS encoded by the coding sequence ATGAGCGCGCTGAGCTTCGCCCCGCACGTCCCCACCTCCGCGTGGGAGCGGGCGCTCGGCGCGAGCGCCCCCGAGGTCGTCGGGACGGTGCGCGGCGTCGTCGGCCTGACCGTCGAGATCGCCGGGACCGGCTCCGCCGTGGGCGACCTCGTCGAGATCGACGTCGAGGACGGCACGCGCGTGCCGGCCGAGGTCGTCGCGGCGCAGGGCTCGACCGCGCGCTGCATGCCGCTCGGCCCCACGCACGGGCTGCGCGCCGGGATGCGGGTGCGCCCGACGGGCGCCGAGCTGACCGCCCCGGTCGGCCACGGCCTGCTCGGGCGGGTCCTCGACGGGCTCGGCCGGCCGATCGACGGCAAGGGCCCGCTGCGCGCCGACGCGCACGTGGGCGTCAACGGGACCGCGCCGCACCCGCTCGAGCGCGCCCGCGTCGCTGCGCCGCTCGACCTCGGGGTACGCGTGCTCGACACGCTCGTGACCGTGGGCCGCGGCCAGCGCATGGGCCTGTTCGCCGGCTCGGGCGTCGGCAAGTCGAGCCTGCTCTCGATGGTCGCGCGGGGCACCGACGCCGAGGTCTCCGTGATCGCCCTCGTCGGCGAGCGCGGGCGCGAGGTCCGCGAGTTCCTCGAGGACGACCTCGGGCCCGAGGGCCTGGCCCGCAGCGTCGTCGTCGTGGCGACGTCCGACGAGCCGCCGCTCGTGCGCCTGCGCTCGGCGTTCGTCGCGACCCGCATCGCGGAGCACTTCCGCGACGGCGGCAGCGACGTCGTGCTGATGATGGACTCCCTCACACGCGTCGCGATGGCGCAGCGCGAGATCGGGCTGTCGGTCGGCGAGCCGCCCGCGACCCGCGGCTACCCGCCGAGCACGTTCGCGCTGCTCGCCCAGCTGCTGGAGCGCGCCGGCACGGCGTCGAGCGGCTCGGTGACCGGCATCTACACGGTCCTCGTCGACGGCGACGACCACAACGAGCCCATCGCCGACGCCGCGCGCTCGATCCTCGACGGCCACGTCGTGCTCGACCGCCGGCTCGCCGTCCAGGGCCACTTCCCGAGCGTCGACGCGCTCGGCTCGATCTCCCGCGTGGCGTCGCGCGTGACGACGCGCGAGCAGCGCGACCTCGCGACCCGGCTGCGCTCGGTCATGGCCGCGCGCCGCCAGGCGCAGGACCTGCTCGACGTCGGCGCGTACGTCGCGGGCAGCAACCCGCTCGTCGACGCCGCCGTGACCCACCGTCAGGCGATCGACGCGTTCCTGCAGCAGGACCTCAGCGACGCCGCCCGCTCCCACGACTCCTGGCAGCGGCTCGCCGCGCTCGTCGCCGCGATGGGGCCGCTGTCATGA
- a CDS encoding motility protein A — MDPAGLIGIVVAFVAIFGALLLEGADPMSIFLPAPLLLVWVGTIGVGVAGHTMKDVVASFKAVPRAMRSKAPDPSAAVDTIVDLADRARREGLLALEDAARDIDDPFLRSGLQAAIDGTDPEDLRTILDDRIATKRTADRVHAKYFADMGGYAPTIGIIGTVISLVHVLENLSDPASLGHSIAAAFVATLWGILSANVVWLPIGARIKRISDLECTQMEVTVEGLLAVQAGANPRLVGERLRSLLPEQAPAEAAA; from the coding sequence ATGGATCCCGCCGGTCTCATCGGCATCGTGGTCGCGTTCGTCGCGATCTTCGGCGCGCTGCTCCTCGAGGGCGCCGACCCGATGTCCATCTTCCTGCCCGCGCCGCTCCTGCTGGTCTGGGTCGGCACGATCGGGGTCGGCGTCGCCGGCCACACGATGAAGGACGTCGTCGCGTCGTTCAAGGCGGTTCCGCGCGCCATGCGCAGCAAGGCCCCGGACCCGTCCGCGGCGGTCGACACGATCGTCGACCTCGCCGACCGGGCGCGCCGTGAGGGCCTGCTCGCGCTCGAGGACGCCGCGCGCGACATCGACGACCCGTTCCTGCGCAGCGGGCTCCAGGCCGCGATCGACGGCACGGATCCCGAGGACCTGCGCACGATCCTGGACGACAGGATCGCCACGAAGCGCACCGCGGACCGCGTGCACGCCAAGTACTTCGCCGACATGGGTGGCTACGCGCCGACCATCGGCATCATCGGCACCGTCATCTCGCTCGTCCACGTGCTCGAGAACCTGTCCGACCCCGCGTCGCTGGGCCACTCGATCGCGGCGGCGTTCGTCGCGACGCTGTGGGGCATCCTCTCGGCGAACGTCGTGTGGCTGCCGATCGGTGCCCGCATCAAGCGCATCTCGGACCTCGAGTGCACGCAGATGGAGGTCACCGTCGAGGGGCTCCTCGCGGTGCAGGCCGGCGCCAACCCGCGGCTCGTCGGCGAGCGCCTGCGCAGCCTCCTGCCCGAGCAGGCCCCGGCCGAGGCAGCGGCGTGA
- a CDS encoding flagellar FliJ family protein — MSRAFRLASLLRLRSAAEERAAVELAEAARLRARAEARRHDTEVRLGSAAMPAHSDELHFRAAVAARVSLSGLLAERVVEVRVADDGVDQAHAVWASAKARARALEKLEEKHDAEVRTEDERAEQLVLDEVAGQAARRAALRSGTPEVTR, encoded by the coding sequence ATGAGCCGCGCCTTCCGGCTCGCGAGCCTCCTGCGCCTGCGCTCGGCCGCCGAGGAGCGCGCCGCCGTCGAGCTCGCCGAGGCCGCGCGGCTCCGGGCGCGCGCCGAGGCCCGCCGGCACGACACCGAGGTCCGGCTCGGCTCCGCGGCGATGCCCGCGCACTCCGACGAGCTGCACTTCCGCGCGGCCGTCGCGGCGCGCGTCTCGCTCAGCGGCCTGCTCGCGGAGCGCGTGGTGGAGGTCCGAGTCGCGGACGACGGCGTCGACCAGGCGCACGCCGTCTGGGCCAGCGCGAAGGCCCGCGCCCGGGCGCTCGAGAAGCTCGAGGAGAAGCACGACGCGGAGGTGCGCACGGAGGACGAGCGCGCCGAGCAGCTCGTGCTCGACGAGGTCGCCGGGCAGGCCGCGCGCCGAGCCGCGCTGCGGTCGGGCACCCCGGAGGTGACCCGGTGA
- a CDS encoding OmpA/MotB family protein, with the protein MSAPAATRPKGGTSSHGSSAHATKSAPRRRHKGGHEEEHVNHERWLVSYSDMITVLMALFIVLFAISQVDQQKYVALRDSLAAGFNTNSNPSILDGTSGTLDGQSIEPKTSAAEGTAGMVNADAGLGQQGANPSPPRVAADPDPPGVDPEVLAAAQVEAARLQGLRDQLAAQLAANGLGDTVRFRINERGLVMGLVADDVFFAAASAVLTPTAARVLDVSGPTLVAIPENVSVEGHANTVPVSGRYPTNWELSSDRATQVLRHLVEADGMPGNRIMAVGFGDARPLVAGDSPEALAANRRVDLVILSSAPEQVRNLLPAVLGTEG; encoded by the coding sequence GTGAGCGCCCCCGCCGCGACGCGCCCGAAGGGCGGGACGTCGAGCCACGGCTCGAGCGCGCACGCCACGAAGAGCGCGCCCCGGCGGAGGCACAAGGGCGGCCACGAGGAGGAGCACGTCAACCACGAGCGCTGGCTCGTGAGCTACTCCGACATGATCACGGTCCTCATGGCGCTGTTCATCGTGCTGTTCGCGATCAGCCAGGTCGACCAGCAGAAGTACGTCGCGCTGCGGGACTCGCTCGCGGCCGGGTTCAACACCAACTCGAACCCGTCGATCCTCGACGGCACGTCGGGCACGCTCGACGGCCAGAGCATCGAGCCGAAGACGTCCGCCGCCGAGGGCACCGCCGGGATGGTGAACGCCGACGCGGGCCTCGGCCAGCAGGGCGCCAACCCGTCGCCCCCGCGGGTCGCCGCGGACCCGGACCCGCCGGGCGTCGACCCCGAGGTGCTCGCGGCGGCGCAGGTCGAGGCCGCCCGGCTGCAGGGCCTGCGCGACCAGCTCGCGGCCCAGCTCGCCGCGAACGGGCTCGGTGACACCGTGCGCTTCCGGATCAACGAGCGCGGGCTCGTCATGGGCCTCGTGGCCGATGACGTGTTCTTCGCGGCGGCGAGCGCGGTGCTCACGCCGACCGCAGCCCGCGTGCTCGACGTCTCGGGGCCGACGCTCGTCGCGATCCCCGAGAACGTCTCGGTCGAGGGGCACGCGAACACGGTGCCCGTCTCGGGCCGCTACCCGACCAACTGGGAGCTGTCGTCGGACCGCGCGACGCAGGTGCTCCGGCACCTCGTCGAGGCCGACGGCATGCCCGGGAACCGCATCATGGCCGTCGGCTTCGGCGACGCCCGCCCGCTCGTCGCGGGAGACAGCCCGGAGGCGCTCGCGGCGAACCGCCGCGTCGACCTCGTCATCCTCAGCAGTGCGCCGGAGCAGGTCCGCAACCTCCTGCCGGCCGTCCTCGGAACGGAGGGGTAG